One region of Mangifera indica cultivar Alphonso chromosome 3, CATAS_Mindica_2.1, whole genome shotgun sequence genomic DNA includes:
- the LOC123210932 gene encoding photosynthetic NDH subunit of subcomplex B 1, chloroplastic-like — protein sequence MEYGSLSADGKQDEDSRLPDNPDNPYGFSKFPMGFNVDVIASARGQQTYKMNKNSRYYDMSLSTKLARLGHAAFLFMSNVRDRVSYIYPTVNAAGAGLLLSETFTAESMNLSEETTASPRTKVSPLSVNFKEAEGGCSRKSKECRCRERTKEKQNNAIYNEMVLWNSDVHALNHLLQLAALNNDSTGVKATNTAAIQLATARQKPSIASFSSKQKGRLFILNAEHKKCTIVSSKTGMLADIEFHNAIYAMQILTELLAPA from the exons ATGGAGTATGGCTCTTTGTCTGCAGATGGAAAACAAGATGAAGATTCTAGACTGCCTGATAATCCTGACAACCCTTATGGCTTCTCGAAGTTCCCAATGGGATTCAAT GTGGATGTGATTGCATCAGCCAGAGGGCAACAGACTTATAAGATGAACAAGAAT AGTCGGTACTATGACATGAGCTTGTCGACCAAATTGGCGAGACTTGGCCATGCAGCATTCTTGTTTATGTCAAATGTTCGAGATCGAGTTAGTTATATTTACCCGACTGTAAATGCAGCAGGAGCAGGGTTGCTTCTGTCTGAAACTTTTACTGCAGAGAGTATGAATCTTTCAGAAGAGACTACAGCAT CGCCGAGGACAAAGGTTTCCCCACTGAGCGTCAATTTCAAGGAAGCTGAAGGAGGTTGCAGCAGAAAAAGTAAAGAATGTAGGTGTAGAGAAAggacaaaagaaaaacagaacaaTGCAATTTACAACGAAATGGTGCTTTGGAATTCTGATGTTCACGCACTCAATCATCTTCTTCAGTTGGCTGCTCTCAACAATGATTCAACTGGGGTGAAAGCTACAAATACAGCAGCTATTCAGCTTGCAACCGCGCGCCAAAAGCCAAG CATTGCATCCTTCAGCTCTAAGCAGAAGGGAAGACTATTTATTCTCAATGCAGAACATAAGAAGTGCACAATTGTTTCATCGAAGACAGGAATGTTAGCAGATATTGAATTCCACAATGCCATATATGCAATGCAAATCTTAACTGAACTTCTAGCTCCAGCCTGA
- the LOC123210312 gene encoding phosphatidyl-N-methylethanolamine N-methyltransferase has translation MEIVAAIGVLSPFPFYYWLWTSPQSWVNLGGKGQDPSKLMAYVSHFLKLLQFISLYSVSSLSWPPPLYFYPLFLFGQLLNFRVYQLLGESGTYYGVRFGKNIPWVTEFPFGYIKDPQYVGSILSLLACLSWVPIQYILLWILGYVFMIYLESKEDPATRAKALS, from the exons ATGGAGATAGTGGCAGCCATAGGAGTGTTATCGCCATTCCCATTCTACTACTGGCTGTGGACATCTCCACAATCATGGgtaaacttaggtgggaaaggGCAAGATCCTTCAAAATTAATGGCTTATGTCTCTCATTTCTTGAAGCTCTTGCAATTCATTTCTCTATATTCAGTTTCCTCTCTTTCATGGCCTCCTCCTCTCTACTTTTATCCCCTTTTTCTGTTTGGCCAGCTCCTCAACTTCAG GGTATATCAGTTACTTGGTGAATCAGGCACTTACTATGGTGTACGCTTTGGGAAGAACATTCCATGGGTGACAGAGTTCCCTTTTGGCTACATAAAAGATCCTCAATATGTAGGGAGCATTTTAAGTCTTCTGGCATGCCTGTCCTGGGTCCCCATTCAGTACATTCTTCTGTGGATTCTAGGCTATGTGTTCATGATATATCTGGAATCAAAGGAAGACCCAGCTACTCGTGCAAAGGCACTCTCATAA
- the LOC123212095 gene encoding probable N-acetyltransferase HLS1 — MKVVSVEISPELRGEKKECLVVVREYEEKKDKVAVEEIERRCEIGQRGKPTLVTDLMGDPACRVRHFPSHIVLVAEYGEEKEIVGVIRGCVKTVTRGASGSGYVKLGYLLGLRVSPTHRRLNIGTKLVNKLEEWCKQNRVEFSYMATDYTNEPSVNLFTKKCSYIKFRTLAMLIQPIHAHHKSIHSSVSIIRLPNILAESVYRQVFMNSEFFPKDIDLILSSKLNLGTYMAVPKKVLPKWDLRANILPPNYAILSVWNTKEVFKLQVKGVSPLAYAWCMGSRLVDGWIPWLRLPSFPDVFRKFGLYFLFGLHMEGRNGRSLMKSLCAFAHNMGRDDGECGALVAEVGPRDPVQEAIPHWRKFSWADLWCIKNLKDEMDDPDEKSSLSDWMKSRSSSSVIFVDPRDF, encoded by the exons ATGAAGGTTGTTTCGGTTGAGATTTCACCAGAATTGAGAGGGGAAAAGAAGGAGTGTTTGGTCGTAGTGAGAGAGtatgaagagaaaaaagataaggTGGCGGTGGAGGAGATAGAGAGACGCTGTGAAATCGGTCAGAGAGGGAAGCCGACTCTTGTCACTGACCTTATGGGTGATCCCGCTTGTCGAGTTCGCCACTTCCCTTCCCACATCGTCCTG GTAGCAGAGTatggagaagagaaagaaattgtGGGAGTCATAAGAGGCTGTGTAAAAACAGTGACAAGAGGGGCTTCAGGTTCAGGATATGTAAAACTGGGTTATCTTCTTGGACTCAGAGTCTCCCCAACTCACAG GAGGCTCAATATTGGCACAAAACTAGTCAATAAACTTGAAGAATGGTGCAAACAAAATCGTGTTGAATTTTCATATATGGCCACAGATTATACCAACGAGCCTTCAGTTaatttatttaccaaaaaatgtTCATACATCAAGTTTCGTACCCTGGCCATGTTGATTCAACCGATTCACGCTCATCACAAGTCAATACATTCGAGTGTATCCATCATCCGATTACCCAACATACTAGCTGAATCGGTCTATCGTCAAGTTTTTATGAACTCAGAGTTTTTTCCTAAAGACATTGACCTAATTTTGTCTAGTAAACTTAATTTGGGTACCTACATGGCAGTGCCCAAAAAAGTTCTCCCTAAATGGGATTTGAGAGCCAACATTCTTCCACCGAATTATGCAATTTTAAGTGTGTGGAATACAAAGGAAGTTTTCAAATTGCAAGTGAAGGGGGTGTCGCCATTGGCATATGCTTGGTGTATGGGCTCAAGATTGGTTGATGGTTGGATTCCATGGCTGAGGCTGCCTTCATTTCCGGATGTTTTTAGGAAATTCGGGTTGTATTTCTTGTTCGGGCTGCATATGGAGGGCAGAAATGGGCGGAGCCTGATGAAATCTTTGTGCGCTTTTGCTCACAATATGGGCCGAGATGATGGGGAATGTGGGGCCTTGGTGGCTGAAGTAGGCCCAAGAGACCCAGTCCAGGAGGCCATTCCTCATTGGAGGAAATTTTCTTGGGCTGATTTGTGGTGCATTAAGAATCTTAAAGATGAAATGGATGACCCAGATGAAAAATCTTCGCTGTCTGATTGGATGAAATCGCGATCATCTTCCTCGGTTATTTTTGTTGACCCACGTGACTTTTGA